Proteins from a single region of Heliomicrobium gestii:
- a CDS encoding phosphatidate cytidylyltransferase yields the protein MLWKRVASALVGVPLLVAVVWAGGWAMTAAVAVLAVGGFYEYLQMVRRLETDPPAWLGYGISVALVLAAHFGGEPLPAIAAAAGLAFLFHIVMAYPKVKPADGALAFTGAFAVAWLLSHLVLLRRLPNGVEAVLLAFFLTWATDTGAYFAGRSLGKRPLAARVSPKKTMEGSLGGLIAAALVGVILGPRWFPAYSWVIWLPFSLVVSALGQLGDLAESALKRIAGVKDSGDLIPGHGGVLDRFDSILWTAPATYYFLRLFEEFLR from the coding sequence ATGCTCTGGAAACGCGTCGCCAGCGCTCTCGTCGGCGTTCCCCTCCTGGTTGCCGTCGTCTGGGCCGGCGGATGGGCTATGACAGCGGCAGTCGCGGTGCTCGCTGTCGGTGGCTTCTATGAATACCTGCAAATGGTCCGGCGCTTGGAGACGGATCCGCCAGCCTGGTTAGGCTATGGGATCTCTGTCGCGCTGGTCTTGGCGGCCCATTTTGGCGGAGAGCCGCTTCCCGCCATCGCCGCGGCGGCCGGGCTCGCTTTTCTTTTCCATATCGTCATGGCCTACCCGAAGGTGAAGCCGGCTGACGGCGCCTTGGCCTTCACCGGCGCCTTCGCCGTCGCCTGGCTCCTGAGCCACCTGGTTCTGTTGCGTCGCCTGCCCAACGGCGTCGAGGCGGTGTTGCTCGCCTTTTTTCTGACTTGGGCCACCGACACAGGCGCCTATTTTGCCGGTCGTTCCCTCGGAAAGCGACCGCTCGCCGCCCGGGTCAGCCCCAAGAAGACGATGGAAGGTTCGTTGGGTGGACTTATTGCGGCGGCCCTTGTCGGCGTCATTCTCGGTCCTCGCTGGTTTCCCGCCTACTCTTGGGTGATCTGGTTGCCCTTTTCCCTGGTTGTCTCCGCTCTGGGGCAACTGGGCGATCTGGCTGAATCAGCCCTGAAGCGAATCGCCGGCGTGAAGGATTCCGGCGATCTGATCCCGGGACATGGCGGTGTCCTCGATCGCTTTGACAGCATCCTTTGGACAGCGCCAGCGACCTATTACTTTTTGCGATTGTTTGAGGAGTTTCTGCGATGA
- the frr gene encoding ribosome recycling factor, whose product MINEIKKETEEKMQKSVDALRKEYQHIRAGRANPALLDKVTVEYYGTPTPVNQLANISAPEARLMTIQPWDKSVLPAVEKAILKSDLGLTPTSDGTVIRLVIPQLTQERRTELVKMVKKRAEEHRVILRNLRRDANEDVKALQKDHTISEDEGKRAQEEIQKLTDKYIKEIDQVAERKEAEIMEV is encoded by the coding sequence ATGATCAACGAGATCAAAAAAGAGACTGAGGAAAAAATGCAGAAGTCTGTTGACGCCCTGCGCAAGGAGTATCAACATATTCGCGCCGGCCGCGCCAATCCTGCCTTGTTGGATAAGGTGACTGTCGAGTATTATGGCACGCCGACGCCGGTCAATCAGTTGGCCAACATCTCCGCGCCTGAAGCTCGACTGATGACGATCCAGCCCTGGGATAAATCGGTTCTGCCTGCTGTCGAGAAGGCGATCCTCAAATCGGATCTAGGTTTGACGCCCACCAGCGATGGAACGGTGATCCGCCTGGTTATTCCCCAACTGACGCAGGAAAGGCGCACCGAATTGGTGAAAATGGTGAAAAAACGGGCTGAAGAACACCGGGTGATCTTGCGCAACCTGCGGCGAGACGCCAATGAGGATGTAAAGGCCCTGCAGAAGGATCACACCATTTCGGAGGACGAAGGGAAACGCGCTCAAGAGGAGATCCAAAAGCTGACCGATAAATACATCAAAGAGATCGACCAGGTGGCGGAGCGCAAAGAAGCGGAGATCATGGAGGTTTGA
- a CDS encoding endolytic transglycosylase MltG — protein sequence MNRGHSPGEDKRTFPDRPFWSRDGRVLFALGLLLFGAGLVLQSHTGAEQPVQTPGTEAQVLEKVSRESTPQVQQAASVASIDTQKAAPQTGGPVAAPSQNSPVPAQKTETPSANNGEPSVAGKGQQSSETAQRNRTITITSGDTSETVARKLQAIGAIADARRFNRYLVESGYATRLQDGTHSLTVGMDEADIAKRLSELR from the coding sequence GTGAACCGCGGACATTCCCCTGGAGAAGATAAGAGAACCTTTCCCGATCGTCCGTTTTGGTCGAGAGACGGGAGGGTTCTTTTTGCTTTAGGACTGCTCCTTTTTGGCGCCGGACTCGTCTTGCAATCGCACACAGGGGCGGAGCAGCCTGTTCAGACCCCGGGCACAGAGGCACAGGTGCTGGAAAAGGTCTCTAGAGAGAGTACGCCCCAAGTGCAACAGGCTGCTTCGGTCGCCTCCATTGACACGCAAAAAGCAGCGCCACAGACGGGCGGCCCGGTGGCGGCGCCTTCTCAGAATTCGCCCGTTCCTGCGCAAAAAACGGAAACGCCTTCTGCGAATAACGGAGAGCCTTCTGTCGCCGGAAAAGGGCAACAGAGCAGCGAAACGGCGCAAAGGAATCGCACCATCACCATCACTTCCGGCGACACCTCGGAAACGGTGGCCCGGAAACTGCAAGCCATCGGCGCAATCGCTGACGCGAGACGCTTTAACCGTTATCTCGTGGAGAGCGGTTACGCGACGCGACTCCAGGACGGAACCCATTCCCTTACGGTGGGAATGGATGAAGCCGATATCGCCAAACGCCTAAGCGAATTACGATAA
- the tsf gene encoding translation elongation factor Ts — protein MVTAAMVKELRERTGAGMMECKKALAHTDGDMEKAVAYLRERGLAAAAKKASRVAAEGLVEAYIHGGGRIGVLVEVNCETDFVAKTDDYKALCKDIAMQIAAAKPEYVRREEVPTEQIEKEKEILRNQALNEGKPAKIVDKMVEGRVEKFYKEICLLEQPFIKNPDVTVQQMITEAVAKIGENINVRRFVRFELGEGLAKRQDDFASEVMAEINK, from the coding sequence ATGGTTACTGCAGCCATGGTGAAAGAACTTCGCGAGCGGACCGGCGCTGGCATGATGGAGTGCAAAAAAGCGCTGGCTCATACCGATGGCGATATGGAAAAAGCGGTTGCTTACCTGCGTGAACGGGGCCTGGCCGCTGCGGCCAAGAAGGCCAGCCGTGTTGCCGCGGAAGGTCTGGTTGAAGCCTACATCCACGGCGGCGGTCGTATTGGCGTTCTCGTCGAAGTAAACTGTGAAACCGACTTTGTCGCCAAGACCGACGATTACAAGGCCCTTTGCAAGGACATTGCCATGCAAATCGCCGCGGCCAAGCCGGAATATGTCCGTCGTGAAGAAGTTCCGACGGAGCAGATCGAAAAAGAGAAAGAGATTCTGCGCAACCAGGCCCTCAACGAAGGCAAACCGGCCAAGATCGTCGACAAAATGGTGGAAGGCCGCGTCGAAAAATTCTACAAAGAGATCTGCCTGCTGGAACAACCCTTTATCAAGAACCCTGATGTGACGGTTCAGCAGATGATCACCGAGGCGGTCGCCAAGATCGGTGAAAACATCAATGTTCGTCGCTTCGTCCGTTTCGAACTGGGTGAAGGCCTGGCCAAACGGCAAGACGACTTCGCTTCGGAAGTCATGGCCGAAATCAACAAGTAA
- the rpsB gene encoding 30S ribosomal protein S2: MAVISMKQLLEAGVHFGHQTRRWNPKMAPYIFTERNGIYIIDLQKTVRKVDEAYNFIREVATQGKKILFVGTKKQAQDSVKEEAERCGMYFVNQRWLGGMLTNFQTIQKRISRLRELEKMEADGTFEVLPKKEVSKLLHEKEKLERFLGGIKDMKDLPGAIFVIDPRKERIAVAEARRLGIPLVGIVDTNCDPDEIDYVIPGNDDAIRAVKLLTAKMADAVLEGNQGQSDAQ, from the coding sequence GTGGCGGTTATTTCAATGAAGCAGCTGCTGGAAGCCGGTGTTCACTTTGGACACCAGACCCGGCGCTGGAACCCCAAAATGGCGCCCTACATCTTCACGGAGCGAAACGGTATCTATATCATCGACCTGCAGAAAACGGTTCGTAAAGTCGATGAGGCGTACAATTTCATCCGCGAAGTGGCGACCCAAGGGAAGAAAATCCTGTTTGTCGGCACCAAAAAGCAGGCACAGGATTCCGTCAAGGAAGAGGCCGAGCGTTGCGGCATGTATTTTGTCAACCAACGCTGGCTGGGCGGTATGCTCACCAACTTCCAGACGATTCAAAAGCGCATCTCCCGTCTGCGCGAACTCGAAAAGATGGAAGCCGATGGCACTTTCGAAGTCCTGCCGAAGAAAGAAGTTTCCAAGCTTCTCCACGAAAAGGAAAAGCTTGAGCGCTTCCTCGGCGGCATCAAGGACATGAAAGACCTGCCCGGCGCGATTTTCGTGATCGACCCGCGGAAAGAGCGCATTGCTGTTGCCGAAGCGCGTCGCCTGGGAATTCCCCTGGTTGGCATCGTCGACACCAACTGTGATCCCGACGAGATCGACTACGTGATTCCTGGCAACGACGACGCCATTCGCGCTGTCAAGCTCCTGACGGCAAAGATGGCCGACGCCGTGCTCGAAGGCAACCAAGGACAATCGGACGCCCAGTAA
- the pyrH gene encoding UMP kinase, with the protein MQPKYKRVVLKLSGEALAGTKGYGIDPDVVNSIADQIRDVKQKCDVELAIVVGGGNIWRGVAGSAKGMDRATADYMGMLATIMNSLALQDALEKRDVHTRVQTAIEMRQVAEPYIRRRAMRHLEKGRVVIFAAGTGNPYFSTDTTAALRAAEIEADVILMAKRGVDGVYDSDPRKNPDAKKIDELTYIDVLNQGLGVMDSTATSLCMDNEIALIVFGLEIPGNIERAIMGEEIGTVVGRK; encoded by the coding sequence TTGCAGCCGAAGTATAAACGAGTGGTCTTAAAGCTGAGCGGGGAAGCGTTGGCCGGTACGAAGGGTTACGGCATCGACCCCGATGTGGTCAACTCCATCGCGGACCAGATTCGCGATGTGAAACAGAAGTGTGATGTGGAGCTGGCGATCGTTGTCGGCGGCGGCAATATCTGGCGCGGCGTCGCCGGATCGGCCAAAGGCATGGATCGCGCCACTGCTGACTACATGGGCATGCTGGCGACGATCATGAACTCGCTGGCGCTTCAGGATGCTTTAGAAAAGCGTGACGTCCATACAAGGGTCCAGACAGCGATTGAGATGCGCCAGGTGGCAGAACCCTATATCCGTCGGCGGGCGATGCGTCACCTGGAAAAAGGACGTGTTGTCATTTTTGCCGCGGGAACCGGCAATCCTTACTTCTCCACCGATACGACAGCAGCGCTGCGGGCGGCGGAGATTGAGGCTGACGTCATTCTGATGGCCAAGCGCGGCGTTGATGGCGTCTATGATTCGGATCCGCGGAAAAATCCCGACGCGAAGAAGATCGACGAGCTCACCTACATCGATGTGCTCAATCAAGGACTCGGCGTGATGGATTCGACGGCGACGTCCTTATGCATGGATAATGAGATCGCCCTGATCGTCTTTGGTCTCGAAATACCGGGCAACATTGAACGCGCCATCATGGGCGAGGAAATCGGCACGGTGGTTGGGAGGAAGTAG
- a CDS encoding isoprenyl transferase: MPPSFWPFGRSKDAEPEQSLIQQLDPQRIPQHVAIIMDGNGRWAKRRGLPRAAGHRAGVQSLRRVLETCEEFHIRYLTVYAFSTENWKRPADEVNALFDLLIEYLQRELETLHEKGVQIRAIGKVSELPESPRQELERAVRHTAANDKLTLNVALNYGGRVEIVEAVKTIARQVQEGAIDPESIDEAFLSRYLYTADVPDPDLLIRPSGELRLSNFLLWQSAYTEIWVTPTLWPDFGRKEMIQALVDFQGRDRRFGGVKV; encoded by the coding sequence TTGCCACCATCGTTTTGGCCCTTTGGCCGATCAAAGGACGCCGAGCCGGAGCAGTCGCTGATTCAACAACTAGACCCCCAGCGTATACCCCAGCATGTAGCCATCATCATGGACGGCAACGGCCGGTGGGCCAAGCGCCGGGGGTTGCCCCGCGCAGCCGGTCACCGGGCAGGTGTCCAATCCTTGCGTCGCGTCCTGGAGACCTGTGAAGAATTCCATATCCGTTACCTTACGGTCTATGCTTTTTCCACAGAGAACTGGAAGCGTCCCGCCGATGAGGTGAATGCGCTCTTTGATCTGCTCATCGAGTACCTGCAGCGGGAATTGGAGACCCTCCATGAAAAGGGTGTCCAGATCCGCGCTATCGGCAAAGTTTCCGAATTGCCTGAAAGTCCCCGGCAAGAACTGGAACGGGCTGTCCGCCACACGGCGGCCAATGACAAACTGACCCTCAACGTAGCCCTGAACTACGGCGGACGGGTGGAGATCGTCGAAGCGGTCAAAACGATCGCTCGTCAGGTCCAGGAAGGTGCGATCGACCCTGAGTCCATTGATGAGGCATTTCTCAGTCGCTACCTTTATACGGCGGATGTGCCCGACCCCGATCTGTTGATTCGGCCTTCCGGCGAATTGCGGCTCTCCAATTTCCTCCTTTGGCAGTCGGCCTATACGGAGATCTGGGTCACACCCACCCTTTGGCCTGATTTCGGGCGGAAAGAGATGATCCAGGCGCTGGTCGATTTTCAGGGACGGGACCGGCGCTTTGGTGGAGTCAAAGTCTAG